The Pyrus communis chromosome 9, drPyrComm1.1, whole genome shotgun sequence genome has a segment encoding these proteins:
- the LOC137744194 gene encoding omega-3 fatty acid desaturase, chloroplastic-like isoform X1, whose amino-acid sequence MASWVLSECGLKPLPQVWNQPRTAVCSSYPSKVRIFGSNQSSADLRLDSTKIGGGLFRERRWGLNVSAPVRVAAVEEEEERVNGVNGGGDGEEEVGFDPGAPPPFKLADVKAAIPKHCWVRDPWRSMSYVVRDVAVVFGLAAAAVYVNKWFVWPLYWAAQGTMFWALFVLGHDCGHGSFSNNPKLNSVVGHLLHSSILVPYHGWRISHRTHHQNHGHVENDESWHPVSLFSFRCNASLFFIFLMHLKFFRLFEGDKFLCLQLSEKIYKKLDSMTRILRFTVPFPMLAYPFYLWNRSPGKTGSHFDPKSDLFVPNERKDVTTSTVCWTAMAGLLVGLSFVMGPVQVLKLYGIPYWVFVMWLDLVTYLHHHGHEDKLPWYRGKEWSYLRGGLTTLDRDYGLINNIHHDIGTHVVHHLFPQIPHYHLVEATEAAKPVFGNYYREPKKSGPLPFHLLGSFIKSLKKDHYVSDNGDVVYYQTDPSFGGFPPSN is encoded by the exons ATGGCGAGTTGGGTCCTCTCTGAATGCGGCCTAAAGCCTCTCCCGCAAGTTTGGAACCAACCCAGAACCGCAGTTTGCTCTAGCTACCCGTCAAAAGTTCGGATTTTTGGGTCAAACCAGAGCTCGGCGGATCTGAGATTGGATTCGACCAAAATCGGAGGTGGgttgtttagagagagaagatgGGGTCTAAACGTGAGCGCTCCGGTGAGGGTAGCTGCTgttgaagaggaggaggagagggtTAACGGCGTTAATGGCGGCGGAGATGGAGAAGAGGAGGTGGGATTTGATCCCGGTGCGCCGCCGCCGTTCAAATTGGCCGACGTTAAAGCTGCCATTCCGAAGCATTGTTGGGTTAGGGACCCGTGGAGGTCAATGAGCTATGTGGTGAGGGATGTGGCGGTGGTTTTCGGGTTGGCTGCGGCTGCGGTTTATGTGAACAAGTGGTTTGTTTGGCCTCTGTATTGGGCTGCTCAGGGGACAATGTTTTGGGCTCTCTTTGTTCTTGGCCATGATTG TGGCCATGGAAGCTTTTCGAATAATCCCAAGCTAAACAGTGTTGTGGGGCATCTCTTGCATTCTTCAATTCTTGTACCCTATCATGGATG GAGAATTAGCCACAGGACTCATCATCAAAACCACGGTCATGTCGAGAATGACGAGTCATGGCACCCGGTTAGTCTTTTTTCCTTTCGTTGTAACGCTTCTctgttcttcattttcttgatgCATCTCAAGTTTTTCCGACTGTTTGAGGGTGATAAATTTCTATGCTTGCAGTTGTCTGAGAAAATCTACAAGAAATTGGATAGCATGACACGAATTTTGCGCTTCACCGTACCTTTTCCCATGCTTGCTTATCCTTTCTATCTT TGGAATAGAAGTCCAGGAAAGACTGGTTCCCACTTTGACCCGAAGAGCGATCTATTTGTCCCGAATGAGAGGAAAGATGTGACCACTTCCACAGTATGTTGGACAGCAATGGCTGGGTTACTTGTGGGATTATCCTTTGTAATGGGTCCTGTTCAAGTGCTTAAGCTCTATGGCATTCCCTACTGG gtttttgtcATGTGGCTGGATTTGGTAACTTACTTGCATCACCATGGCCACGAAGACAAATTACCATGGTATCGAGGGAAG GAATGGAGTTATCTGAGGGGAGGGCTTACGACACTGGATCGAGACTACGGATTGATCAATAACATCCACCACGACATCGGAACCCATGTGGTTCATCATCTTTTTCCTCAAATCCCCCACTACCACTTAGTTGAAGCA ACTGAGGCAGCAAAGCCGGTATTCGGGAACTACTACAGAGAGCCGAAGAAATCAGGACCTCTACCATTTCACTTGCTTGGAAGTTTTATCAAAAGCTTGAAAAAAGACCACTATGTGAGCGACAATGGCGATGTTGTGTACTACCAAACTGACCCTAGCTTTGGTGGCTTTCCTCCATCAAATTAA
- the LOC137744194 gene encoding omega-3 fatty acid desaturase, chloroplastic-like isoform X2, which yields MASWVLSECGLKPLPQVWNQPRTAVCSSYPSKVRIFGSNQSSADLRLDSTKIGGGLFRERRWGLNVSAPVRVAAVEEEEERVNGVNGGGDGEEEVGFDPGAPPPFKLADVKAAIPKHCWVRDPWRSMSYVVRDVAVVFGLAAAAVYVNKWFVWPLYWAAQGTMFWALFVLGHDCGHGSFSNNPKLNSVVGHLLHSSILVPYHGWRISHRTHHQNHGHVENDESWHPLSEKIYKKLDSMTRILRFTVPFPMLAYPFYLWNRSPGKTGSHFDPKSDLFVPNERKDVTTSTVCWTAMAGLLVGLSFVMGPVQVLKLYGIPYWVFVMWLDLVTYLHHHGHEDKLPWYRGKEWSYLRGGLTTLDRDYGLINNIHHDIGTHVVHHLFPQIPHYHLVEATEAAKPVFGNYYREPKKSGPLPFHLLGSFIKSLKKDHYVSDNGDVVYYQTDPSFGGFPPSN from the exons ATGGCGAGTTGGGTCCTCTCTGAATGCGGCCTAAAGCCTCTCCCGCAAGTTTGGAACCAACCCAGAACCGCAGTTTGCTCTAGCTACCCGTCAAAAGTTCGGATTTTTGGGTCAAACCAGAGCTCGGCGGATCTGAGATTGGATTCGACCAAAATCGGAGGTGGgttgtttagagagagaagatgGGGTCTAAACGTGAGCGCTCCGGTGAGGGTAGCTGCTgttgaagaggaggaggagagggtTAACGGCGTTAATGGCGGCGGAGATGGAGAAGAGGAGGTGGGATTTGATCCCGGTGCGCCGCCGCCGTTCAAATTGGCCGACGTTAAAGCTGCCATTCCGAAGCATTGTTGGGTTAGGGACCCGTGGAGGTCAATGAGCTATGTGGTGAGGGATGTGGCGGTGGTTTTCGGGTTGGCTGCGGCTGCGGTTTATGTGAACAAGTGGTTTGTTTGGCCTCTGTATTGGGCTGCTCAGGGGACAATGTTTTGGGCTCTCTTTGTTCTTGGCCATGATTG TGGCCATGGAAGCTTTTCGAATAATCCCAAGCTAAACAGTGTTGTGGGGCATCTCTTGCATTCTTCAATTCTTGTACCCTATCATGGATG GAGAATTAGCCACAGGACTCATCATCAAAACCACGGTCATGTCGAGAATGACGAGTCATGGCACCCG TTGTCTGAGAAAATCTACAAGAAATTGGATAGCATGACACGAATTTTGCGCTTCACCGTACCTTTTCCCATGCTTGCTTATCCTTTCTATCTT TGGAATAGAAGTCCAGGAAAGACTGGTTCCCACTTTGACCCGAAGAGCGATCTATTTGTCCCGAATGAGAGGAAAGATGTGACCACTTCCACAGTATGTTGGACAGCAATGGCTGGGTTACTTGTGGGATTATCCTTTGTAATGGGTCCTGTTCAAGTGCTTAAGCTCTATGGCATTCCCTACTGG gtttttgtcATGTGGCTGGATTTGGTAACTTACTTGCATCACCATGGCCACGAAGACAAATTACCATGGTATCGAGGGAAG GAATGGAGTTATCTGAGGGGAGGGCTTACGACACTGGATCGAGACTACGGATTGATCAATAACATCCACCACGACATCGGAACCCATGTGGTTCATCATCTTTTTCCTCAAATCCCCCACTACCACTTAGTTGAAGCA ACTGAGGCAGCAAAGCCGGTATTCGGGAACTACTACAGAGAGCCGAAGAAATCAGGACCTCTACCATTTCACTTGCTTGGAAGTTTTATCAAAAGCTTGAAAAAAGACCACTATGTGAGCGACAATGGCGATGTTGTGTACTACCAAACTGACCCTAGCTTTGGTGGCTTTCCTCCATCAAATTAA